Proteins encoded by one window of Sciurus carolinensis chromosome 12, mSciCar1.2, whole genome shotgun sequence:
- the LOC124961420 gene encoding guanine nucleotide-binding protein G(I)/G(S)/G(O) subunit gamma-5-like: protein MGWEVPSVSFVCTDQINELLGKILQRSMSGVLAVGPALEFSLSGSSSVTAMKKVVQQLQLEAGLKQVKVFQAADWKQICLQNAQHDPLLTGVCSSTNPFRPQKVCSFL, encoded by the exons ATGGGGTGGGAAGTACCATCAGTTAGTTTTGTTTGCACAGACCAGATCAATGAACTCCTGGGGAAGATCCTGCAGAGATCTATGAGTGGAGTTCTGGCAG TTGGCCCAGCCCTGGAATTCTCCCTGTCTGGCTCCTCCAGTGTCACTGCTATGAAGAAGGTGGTTCAGCAGCTCCAGCTGGAGGCCGGGCTCAAGCAAGTGAAGGTTTTCCAGGCTGCAGACTGGAAACAAATCTGTCTGCAGAATGCCCAACATGATCCCCTGCTGACTGGAGTATGTTCAAGTACAAATCCTTTCAGACCCCAGAAAGTCTGTTCCTTTTTGTAG